Proteins found in one Triticum aestivum cultivar Chinese Spring chromosome 4D, IWGSC CS RefSeq v2.1, whole genome shotgun sequence genomic segment:
- the LOC123099101 gene encoding uncharacterized protein, translating to MGHDSGLKRQSQSHSRLRPVPELPQTPCRPDRANDRRYSQLKCSDGDSGELRLGVGAHIPNFHCKSLPTRSRLTNAEDIAVAKRGSMYQSSSEITRIRRLQEEGRRKIDSAPSGDEFLSFDIVNDGEASSRPSTSGSGAHYLFSHRSRRSEAAKASVETRRVNRAPTKDFLDLSFRELPDEDFKLGRPRMDCTLLKNDDAGDAFLEISIEEEESTARAPCRNAAPHLLDGESGRNAEADRQLNSGACPGESNHHGERQRVPASNIPDKSVPAKSESAPDGTSPSECVNRSTENITKAARSSPFKKMLSPIMKSKSVRSSPSLADKEDSNSAAVSASSKNCVSRKSLLSDLSRTERSQASPNCQPNGESRHMTEASLSPAHLRAVLKIDSRNAVPIYDFCVEGPEESISARSWENGSELSRIYTFHSGGKRGSTAGRSSKDERRCLPPTVGQMHASSYLCSEVGKDGLLNNSVNTEFVLYDIAHARRSFAAEEKTHQCTEPSQPKSCGVVDKSVSGEYPQKINLINHQHDARNNPEVSTSRPWSEEDLYPHLEIAATVIQIPFNKDKKCSSAGTIKVVTPSGLHGLPDDNEVSPSSLLERWRYGGGCDCGGWDMACPLVVLENAYDDNWVDSVMKESKHPMELLVQGSKEELPALSMKADGKGQLLVDFHARLSALQAFSACISLLHCSEASTAVVIEKGKHKLYSSSLKMLLEGEVMQLIEAVTAEEKKKLKTTKREKAPPSVAFDPRRPPFSPLGRV from the exons ATGGGGCACGACTCCGGCCTGAAGCGCCAGTCCCAGTCCCATTCCAGACTCAGGCCAGTCCCTGAACTTCCACAAACGCCTTGCCGTCCTGACAGAGCAAATGATAGGAGATACAGCCAGCTGAAATGCTCCGACGGTGACTCCGGAGAGCTCCGCCTGGGCGTGGGCGCCCACATCCCCAATTTCCACTGCAAGAGCCTGCCCACCAGAAGCCGGCTGACCAATGCAGAGGACATTGCCGTCGCCAAGCGCGGCTCCATGTACCAGAGCTCCAGCGAGATCACCAGGATAAGGAGGCTCCAGGAGGAGGGCAGGAGGAAGATCGACTCCGCGCCCAGCGGGGACGAGTTCCTCTCCTTCGACATCgtcaacgacggcgaggcctccTCCCGGCCGAGCACGAGCGGGAGCGGGGCGCACTACCTCTTCTCCCACCGCAGCCGGCGGTCGGAGGCCGCCAAGGCCTCCGTGGAGACCCGGAGGGTGAACCGGGCGCCCACCAAGGACTTTCTGGATTTGTCCTTCCGTGAGCTGCCTGATGAGGATTTTAAGCTTGGCCGGCCGCGGATGGACTGCACCCTGCTGAAGAATGATGATGCCGGTGATGCTTTCTTGGAGATATCCATTGAGGAAGAGGAGTCCACAGCAAGAGCCCCCTGCAGAAATGCAGCTCCCCATTTGCTGGATGGAGAGTCTGGTAGAAATGCAGAAGCAGATCGTCAGCTGAACTCCGGTGCATGTCCTGGTGAAAGTAACCACCATGGTGAGAGACAGAGGGTTCCAGCAAGTAATATTCCTGATAAGTCTGTGCCAGCAAAGAGCGAGAGCGCCCCTGATGGCACCAGTCCATCAGAATGTGTCAATCGCAGCACGGAGAACATCACCAAAGCAGCTCGATCAAGTCCTTTCAAGAAGATGCTGAGCCCGATCATGAAGTCCAAGTCTGTTAGAAGCAGCCCATCTCTTGCCGACAAGGAAGACTCCAACTCTGCAGCTGTGTCGGCAAGCAGCAAAAACTGTGTGTCCCGCAAGTCCTTGCTCAGTGATCTCTCGAGGACTGAGCGGAGCCAAGCATCGCCCAATTGCCAGCCAAACGGAGAAAGCCGGCATATGACGGAGGCTTCTCTGTCACCTGCTCATCTTCGAGCAGTTCTTAAAATTGATTCCAGAAATGCTGTTCCCATTTATGACTTCTGTGTCGAGGGCCCGGAAGAATCCATTTCTGCTAGGTCCTGGGAGAATGGGAGTGAACTGAGCCGGATTTACACTTTCCATAGCGGTGGTAAACGGGGAAGCACTGCTGGGAGGTCCTCCAAAGACGAACGCAGATGCCTGCCTCCAACGGTAGGCCAGATGCACGCTTCGTCCTATCTATGCTCTGAAGTTGGAAAAGATGGTCTTCTGAATAATTCTGTCAACACCGAGTTTGTTCTGTACGATATCGCTCACGCAAGGCGAAGTTTTGCCGCCGAGGAGAAGACTCATCAGTGTACAGAGCCCAGTCAGCCGAAGTCCTGCGGCGTCGTTGATAAGTCGGTCTCTGGTGAATATCCACAGAAGATTAATCTGATCAACCATCAACATGATGCAAGAAATAATCCAGAGGTATCGACATCTCGCCCATGGTCTGAAGAGGATCTTTATCCTCATTTGGAGATTGCAGCAACAGTCATTCAGATTCCATTCAATAAGGACAAGAAGTGTTCGTCCGCTGGTACTATCAAAGTGGTCACCCCGAGTGGGCTGCATGGTTTACCAGACGACAATGAAGTCAGCCCCTCATCCTTGCTAGAAAGATGGAGGTATGGTGGAGGTTGTGATTGCGGCGGATGGGACATGGCATGCCCCCTTGTCGTCCTCGAGAATGCTTATGATGATAACTGGGTCGATTCTGTGATGAAGGAAAGCAAGCACCCTATGGAGCTCCTTGTTCAG GGTAGCAAAGAAGAGCTCCCTGCCCTTTCCATGAAAGCCGACGGGAAAGGGCAGCTGTTGGTGGATTTCCACGCGCGGCTATCAGCGTTACAGGCATTCTCAGCCTGCATCTCTCTGCTGCACTGCTCGGAGGCTTCGACGGCCGTCGTCATCGAGAAGGGCAAGCACAAGCTGTACTCCAGCTCGCTCAAGATGCTCCTTGAGGGGGAGGTGATGCAGCTGATCGAGGCGGTCAcggcagaggagaagaagaaactGAAGACGACGAAGCGAGAGAAGGCGCCTCCGTCTGTCGCGTTCGACCCGCGGCGCCCGCCCTTCTCCCCCCTGGGAAGAGTATAG